A single genomic interval of Picosynechococcus sp. PCC 7003 harbors:
- a CDS encoding type II toxin-antitoxin system Phd/YefM family antitoxin, protein MYTVQLNEKNDRLAQLIEKVIQGEEVVILCDDGSSFELMPTNLKKPQPKFGSAKGLIWMSDDFDDPIEGFEDYEP, encoded by the coding sequence ATGTATACGGTTCAACTAAATGAGAAAAATGATCGCCTTGCGCAATTGATTGAAAAGGTTATTCAGGGTGAAGAGGTCGTTATTCTTTGTGATGATGGCTCTTCTTTCGAGTTAATGCCGACGAATCTCAAGAAGCCACAGCCAAAATTCGGCAGCGCAAAGGGTTTAATCTGGATGTCGGATGATTTTGATGATCCGATTGAAGGTTTTGAGGATTATGAACCGTGA
- a CDS encoding DUF3086 domain-containing protein, whose product MSSDPQQDRPKLDLQPTPKEPLNLPSETSGTETDASASTPAPDQIPEATVDGTELEKLWAEKETLLAEIAELKAEKETLLQAETGDLQAQLERLMATGLQTLEDRQASLQKSIAQLERRRDKIREEMRTTFAGTSQEIAVRVQGFKDYLIGSLQDLAIAAEQLDLPSFDQDWSAAPSQVPPPEPPPQKLIPPQFSEQSFAAKARRIQEMLDQYRMSPDYYGPPWQLRRTFEPIHSERVKKWFFDQGGRGAIRSMGSRLQNILVASASLSVLYSLYGDRLRALILANTPERLGEWRRGLQDCLGISRSDFGPNSGVILFESPDALVQKADRLVEDDRLPLIIIDEAEDNINLSLLQYPLWLAFAPEPQSDSSYFF is encoded by the coding sequence ATGAGTTCAGACCCCCAACAAGACCGACCCAAATTAGACCTGCAACCTACCCCAAAAGAACCATTAAATTTGCCCTCTGAAACGAGTGGTACTGAGACTGATGCCAGTGCTTCAACTCCCGCGCCTGACCAGATCCCAGAGGCTACGGTAGACGGCACTGAATTGGAAAAATTATGGGCAGAAAAAGAGACTCTTTTGGCAGAAATTGCCGAACTTAAGGCAGAAAAAGAGACCCTCTTACAGGCAGAAACAGGGGATCTCCAAGCTCAACTAGAACGGTTGATGGCCACAGGACTCCAAACCCTCGAAGACAGGCAGGCAAGCCTGCAAAAGTCCATTGCCCAGTTGGAGCGACGCCGGGACAAAATCCGTGAGGAAATGCGTACCACCTTTGCGGGCACTTCCCAGGAAATTGCGGTGCGGGTACAAGGGTTTAAGGATTATCTCATCGGGAGCTTACAGGATTTGGCGATCGCCGCCGAACAGTTAGATTTACCTAGCTTTGATCAAGATTGGTCTGCGGCGCCCTCCCAGGTGCCGCCTCCAGAGCCTCCCCCCCAGAAGTTAATCCCACCCCAGTTTTCAGAACAAAGTTTTGCGGCCAAGGCGCGCCGAATTCAAGAAATGCTGGATCAATACCGGATGTCGCCAGACTACTATGGCCCCCCCTGGCAACTGCGCCGTACCTTCGAGCCGATCCATAGTGAACGGGTAAAGAAATGGTTCTTTGACCAAGGCGGACGAGGCGCAATCCGGAGCATGGGCAGCCGTCTGCAAAATATTTTGGTGGCTTCGGCCAGTTTGTCGGTGCTCTACAGTCTCTATGGCGATCGCCTCCGGGCCTTGATTTTAGCCAATACCCCAGAACGGCTCGGGGAATGGCGGCGGGGACTCCAGGACTGTTTAGGCATCTCCCGCAGTGACTTTGGGCCAAATTCTGGGGTCATTTTATTTGAAAGTCCCGATGCCCTCGTCCAAAAGGCGGATCGACTCGTAGAAGATGATAGACTACCGCTAATCATTATTGATGAAGCTGAGGACAATATTAATCTGTCGTTGCTGCAATACCCGTTGTGGCTTGCATTTGCGCCGGAACCCCAGTCCGATTCTTCTTACTTTTTCTAA
- the plsY gene encoding glycerol-3-phosphate 1-O-acyltransferase PlsY, with amino-acid sequence MNLSLAIAPFCIGVAYLLGAIPTGYLAGKWLKGIDIRDYGSRSTGATNVLRTLGKKAGITVLLFDALKGVTAILFFKLLYTHPEWIAFPANYDQYWLTMAVAIAAVLGHSKSIFIGFNGGKSVATSIGVLLIMAPWVALGTIVTFAAAITLTQIVSLSSISGAIAVMLLMIVLQQPLPYILFGAIAGIYVIARHRTNIQRIIAGTEPKLGAKATN; translated from the coding sequence ATGAATCTTTCGTTGGCGATCGCCCCCTTTTGCATCGGAGTGGCCTATTTATTGGGGGCTATTCCCACAGGCTACCTAGCTGGCAAGTGGCTCAAGGGGATTGATATCCGCGATTATGGTTCCCGCTCCACAGGGGCCACCAACGTCCTCAGAACCCTCGGTAAAAAAGCTGGGATCACGGTGTTACTCTTTGATGCGCTCAAGGGGGTTACGGCGATTTTATTTTTCAAGCTGCTTTATACCCACCCCGAATGGATAGCCTTCCCTGCCAACTATGATCAATATTGGCTCACCATGGCCGTGGCGATCGCCGCTGTCTTGGGCCACAGCAAATCTATTTTCATTGGCTTTAACGGCGGAAAATCTGTCGCCACCAGTATCGGTGTTCTTTTGATCATGGCCCCTTGGGTTGCCCTGGGCACCATCGTCACCTTTGCGGCGGCAATTACTTTAACCCAAATTGTTTCCCTGAGTTCGATTAGTGGGGCGATCGCCGTGATGCTTTTGATGATTGTTTTACAACAGCCCCTCCCCTACATCCTTTTCGGGGCGATCGCTGGCATTTATGTGATTGCCCGCCACCGCACCAATATCCAAAGAATCATTGCTGGCACCGAACCTAAACTTGGGGCTAAGGCGACAAACTAA
- a CDS encoding UPF0175 family protein, with the protein MAAILISVDRVTFLTRLQEYNVPMIDLTEDEISSDLANA; encoded by the coding sequence ATGGCGGCAATTCTGATTAGTGTAGATCGAGTCACGTTTTTGACGCGATTACAAGAATATAATGTACCGATGATCGACTTGACAGAAGATGAAATTTCATCGGATTTAGCCAATGCATAA
- a CDS encoding Photosystem I reaction center subunit III — protein MQRFVAVVCAFALSLTLWLGFASPVKADSLSHLTPCSESAAYKQRAKNFRNTTADPNSGQNRAAAYSEALCGPEGLPHLIVDGRLDHAGEFLIPSILFLYIAGWIGWAGRSYLIAVRDEKDAAMQEIIINVPRAFSLMLAGFAWPLAALKEFTSGELVVKDADVPISPR, from the coding sequence ATGCAACGTTTCGTAGCTGTTGTTTGCGCCTTTGCTCTCTCTTTAACTTTGTGGCTGGGTTTTGCTTCCCCCGTGAAAGCAGATTCTTTGTCTCACTTAACCCCCTGTAGTGAGTCCGCCGCTTATAAACAAAGAGCAAAGAACTTCCGCAACACCACCGCAGACCCGAATTCCGGTCAAAACCGTGCCGCGGCTTACTCTGAAGCCCTCTGTGGCCCCGAAGGTTTGCCCCACCTCATCGTGGATGGCCGTCTTGATCATGCCGGTGAATTTTTAATTCCAAGTATTCTCTTTCTCTACATTGCTGGTTGGATCGGCTGGGCTGGTCGCTCTTATCTGATCGCAGTCCGTGATGAAAAGGATGCGGCAATGCAAGAAATCATCATCAATGTCCCCCGGGCGTTTAGTTTGATGTTGGCTGGTTTTGCTTGGCCTTTGGCTGCTCTGAAAGAATTTACTTCCGGTGAGCTAGTCGTGAAGGATGCGGATGTCCCCATCTCTCCTCGCTAG
- the tsaD gene encoding tRNA (adenosine(37)-N6)-threonylcarbamoyltransferase complex transferase subunit TsaD, whose amino-acid sequence MSIVLAIETSCDETAVAIVNNRKVLGNVVASQIDIHREFGGVVPEVASRHHLESINACIDTAFEQSGLDWSEIEAIATTCAPGLVGALLVGAAAGKTLAMVHQKPFIGVHHLEGHIYASYLSQPELEPPFLCLLVSGGHTSFIEVRGCGEYELLGETRDDAAGEAFDKVARLLKVGYPGGPVIDRLAKEGDPQAFKLPEGRISLPGGGYHPYDCSFSGLKTAVLRLVQQFETEGKDVPVEDIAASFQYTVAQALTKRAVRCAGDRQLQTIVVGGGVAANSGLRQILTAAAAEAGIRVYFPPLKFCTDNAAMIACAAAEHFQRSDRSPLDLPVASRLPITQVQTLYS is encoded by the coding sequence ATGAGCATTGTTTTAGCAATCGAAACAAGTTGTGATGAAACTGCCGTTGCAATTGTTAATAATCGTAAAGTTCTTGGCAATGTGGTTGCTTCGCAAATCGATATTCATCGGGAATTTGGCGGCGTTGTGCCGGAGGTGGCATCACGGCACCATTTAGAAAGTATCAATGCTTGTATTGACACGGCCTTTGAGCAGTCGGGGTTGGACTGGTCTGAAATTGAGGCGATCGCCACCACCTGTGCACCGGGATTGGTGGGGGCTTTGTTGGTGGGGGCCGCCGCCGGAAAAACCCTGGCCATGGTGCACCAAAAGCCTTTTATCGGCGTACATCACCTAGAGGGGCACATTTACGCCAGCTATCTCAGCCAACCGGAGCTAGAACCGCCCTTTCTCTGCCTCTTAGTTTCTGGGGGCCACACAAGTTTTATTGAAGTGCGCGGTTGCGGGGAGTATGAACTGCTGGGGGAAACCCGCGATGATGCGGCCGGAGAAGCCTTTGATAAGGTGGCGCGGCTGTTGAAAGTGGGTTATCCAGGCGGCCCGGTGATCGATCGCCTGGCCAAGGAAGGTGATCCCCAAGCTTTTAAGTTGCCAGAGGGGAGAATTTCTTTGCCAGGCGGCGGCTATCATCCCTATGACTGTAGTTTTAGTGGTCTAAAAACGGCAGTTTTGCGCTTAGTGCAGCAGTTTGAAACGGAGGGAAAAGATGTTCCGGTAGAAGATATTGCGGCCAGCTTTCAGTACACTGTTGCCCAGGCTTTAACGAAACGAGCGGTGCGCTGTGCAGGCGATCGCCAATTACAAACGATTGTGGTCGGCGGTGGCGTGGCAGCAAACAGCGGTTTACGGCAGATTTTGACGGCAGCAGCGGCGGAAGCCGGAATTCGGGTTTATTTCCCGCCCCTCAAGTTCTGTACGGATAATGCAGCAATGATCGCCTGTGCGGCGGCGGAACATTTCCAAAGGAGCGATCGCTCTCCGTTAGATTTACCTGTGGCCTCCCGTTTACCGATTACCCAAGTGCAAACTCTATACAGCTAA
- a CDS encoding DUF3119 family protein: protein MTSASPSPQLSDQLPPTVELRPSYNIPLVLIIAGIPLALWQIWVGAIASLFGLFLLFQAVTLRLEFTATDLDVYRSGDRIRRFPYREWQNWRIFWTRVPILFYFKEINSIHFLPIIFDPRTLQQMLEARCPRQD, encoded by the coding sequence ATGACTTCTGCTTCTCCGTCACCTCAGTTAAGCGATCAACTGCCGCCAACGGTGGAATTACGGCCTAGTTACAACATTCCCCTGGTGCTGATCATTGCCGGGATTCCCCTGGCGCTCTGGCAAATTTGGGTGGGGGCGATCGCCTCATTGTTTGGCCTATTTTTACTGTTTCAAGCGGTGACCCTACGGCTAGAATTCACCGCAACGGATTTAGATGTGTATCGCAGTGGCGATCGCATTCGGCGTTTTCCCTATCGCGAGTGGCAAAATTGGCGCATCTTTTGGACAAGGGTTCCTATCCTGTTCTACTTTAAAGAAATCAATAGCATTCATTTTTTACCGATTATTTTTGACCCCCGCACCCTCCAGCAGATGCTTGAAGCGCGCTGCCCTCGCCAAGATTAA
- the psaJ gene encoding photosystem I reaction center subunit IX: MDKFLSSAPVLLTAMMVFTAGLLIEFNRFFPDLLFHP; encoded by the coding sequence ATGGATAAGTTCTTATCTTCAGCGCCGGTGCTGTTGACCGCAATGATGGTTTTTACGGCTGGACTATTAATTGAGTTCAACCGTTTCTTCCCTGATCTTTTATTCCACCCGTAG
- a CDS encoding FHA domain-containing protein: protein MAKSIVTLVDNLPENNITTKVLTALDTLFPGEWINFQGFDDAIRQITQETNPEVLQQIRDKAIALYDDPKNGYQSAVFLYQTVDRADAALGTAALADKIGEKIGLLGFLSKLTPKADTSQTIDLVLKISVEAIAYCKLNGLPQANPQVLAQALQENYRGAALVRMGTLVCVDGLLPLGPDFLEKVHNIIGQVDQTEVQSNTGYTVLGSSLPGEDTASKLGFLSENFEAVRGWMQSWIAKTGVSRGAVFSQLGRFIEFADDNLDLVAAFLDQTTNYFTHTGIQTVATHLIKRAYQDVQTEMGLLPGTAAPEPAPADAGATTLQLPQPQFRHVQTDMVLAIPKVSIVHIGKPNPQYPPEVDLSPLPNSDVVSRLHANLWSDNGFEYYILDVGSSNGTYLNGVLLEPKEKHLLQNGDRLDFGRGEKVSLIFEMG from the coding sequence ATGGCCAAATCCATTGTCACCCTTGTTGATAATCTGCCGGAAAACAACATCACCACAAAAGTTTTGACGGCTCTCGATACCCTATTTCCAGGGGAATGGATAAATTTTCAGGGATTTGACGACGCGATCCGTCAAATTACCCAAGAGACCAATCCAGAGGTATTGCAACAAATTCGGGACAAGGCGATCGCCCTCTACGATGACCCAAAAAATGGTTACCAAAGTGCAGTTTTTCTGTACCAAACCGTTGATCGAGCCGATGCTGCCCTCGGTACCGCCGCCCTTGCTGACAAAATTGGTGAAAAAATCGGTCTTTTGGGCTTTCTCAGTAAATTGACCCCCAAGGCCGACACCAGCCAAACCATCGATCTCGTGCTGAAAATTTCCGTTGAGGCGATCGCCTACTGCAAACTAAATGGCCTGCCCCAGGCAAATCCCCAAGTTCTCGCCCAAGCCCTCCAAGAAAACTATCGAGGTGCCGCCCTAGTGCGTATGGGAACCCTCGTTTGCGTTGATGGCCTGTTACCCCTGGGGCCAGATTTCCTCGAAAAAGTCCACAACATCATTGGCCAGGTGGATCAAACTGAAGTCCAAAGCAATACTGGCTATACTGTCCTCGGCTCGAGTTTACCAGGGGAAGATACCGCCTCTAAGCTGGGTTTCTTAAGCGAAAATTTCGAGGCCGTGCGGGGCTGGATGCAAAGCTGGATTGCGAAAACTGGTGTGTCCCGTGGCGCTGTATTTAGTCAGTTGGGACGATTTATTGAATTTGCCGACGATAATCTCGACCTAGTGGCGGCCTTCTTAGACCAAACCACCAATTACTTTACCCATACGGGCATTCAAACGGTGGCGACCCACCTGATTAAACGGGCCTATCAGGACGTACAAACAGAGATGGGGTTACTCCCTGGGACAGCCGCCCCAGAACCAGCGCCCGCCGATGCCGGGGCGACGACTCTACAGTTACCCCAACCGCAATTTCGCCATGTGCAGACGGATATGGTGCTGGCGATCCCCAAAGTTTCCATTGTTCACATCGGGAAGCCGAATCCCCAATATCCGCCGGAAGTCGATTTATCGCCGTTGCCCAATAGTGATGTTGTTTCCCGGCTCCACGCGAATTTGTGGAGTGATAATGGTTTTGAATATTACATCCTGGATGTTGGGAGTTCCAACGGCACTTACCTCAATGGCGTTTTGTTGGAACCCAAGGAAAAACATCTGCTGCAAAACGGCGATCGCCTCGATTTTGGTCGGGGCGAAAAGGTCAGTCTCATCTTTGAAATGGGCTAA
- a CDS encoding GerMN domain-containing protein, translated as MVKQMIWTRRVWQGLGTVALAIAFTTACTEMPNGNNPPPVVNEQPPVDNNNPPPDGEDPTDNNPDSNPGETTPQPTVYWLKDEGDRLALAPVEVTPTAETPTGQLESLFTQLLTETPGDSLSSTIPPGTELLSLIIQGDGIVVNLSEEFQFGGGSASMIGRVAQVLYTATSLDPTAAVWFQIEGEPLEVLGGEGLEIAQPMTRDIFTTDFDL; from the coding sequence ATGGTAAAACAAATGATCTGGACACGACGCGTTTGGCAAGGGTTGGGTACAGTGGCATTGGCGATCGCCTTCACGACCGCTTGTACCGAAATGCCCAATGGCAACAATCCCCCCCCAGTGGTGAATGAACAGCCCCCAGTGGATAACAATAATCCGCCTCCAGATGGTGAAGACCCCACTGACAATAATCCAGATTCAAATCCTGGGGAAACGACGCCTCAACCGACGGTTTACTGGCTCAAAGACGAAGGCGATCGCCTAGCCTTAGCCCCCGTGGAAGTGACCCCCACCGCAGAAACGCCCACAGGCCAACTGGAAAGCCTCTTTACCCAATTGCTCACAGAAACCCCAGGGGATAGCCTCAGTAGCACGATTCCCCCCGGTACAGAACTGTTGAGTCTGATCATCCAGGGGGATGGCATTGTGGTGAATTTATCCGAAGAGTTTCAGTTTGGCGGCGGCAGTGCCTCGATGATTGGTCGCGTTGCCCAGGTGCTCTATACGGCCACCAGCCTTGATCCCACCGCCGCAGTATGGTTCCAGATCGAAGGGGAACCCCTGGAAGTGCTAGGGGGTGAGGGGCTAGAGATTGCCCAGCCCATGACCCGCGACATTTTCACAACGGACTTTGATCTTTAG
- a CDS encoding efflux RND transporter permease subunit: MFSKLFIKKPIFALVCGVIILLVGLITIPSLPVAQFPQISPTQISITASYTGASAEVVEQTVTNILEAELNGIEGLRYLSSTSSNDGLSTIVATFDASRNEDLAAVDIQNRLAAVTSQLPAEVQRNGVRVAKSSNNIVLGVGLYSEAGEYDDVFLSNYADNYLLDALRKLEGVGNVQIFGERRYAMRVWLDPNRLAARRLIPQDVVAAIQEQNRLVGAGQLGQSPSPAGQQYQFDLEIQGGRLGTVPEFEELVLKVDDQGQIIKLRDVGRVELGAENYNTTVRYRGNQAVGIGIFQRPGSNALDVANRVIEEMKVLSEQFPPGLDYRIAFNTTDYVAASMREVVITLLTAIALVIFVIFLFLQDWRTTLVPTLTIPIALIGTFIFIKLFNFSINSLTLFGLTLATGLVVDDAIVVVEDIARLIHEKGMAPKQAAIAAMQELTGAVIATSLVLMAVFIPVAFFPGTTGALYQQFALTIAFSIAISTFIALSLTPSLAGVLLRDRPEPTSALGKVFNQFNRFQTWLRRRYQKLLIQLTRMKYVVVGLFVALLAITVWLYQIVPGAFVPEEDQGYIITIVQAPQGVSMQFTDAVMAQVEAELLKIPEIDGTFAISGFSFGGGSQANSGVIFCPLKPWSERTRPEQTAQGIIGRLFPTFAQITEARVFPVNPPPIQGLSNFGGFQFQLQDRSGRAAIQDLVGVMGQLLGAANQDPALQGVFSTYAANNPKYDLELKRDFAKAKNINIAQVYGTLQTAFGSTYVNDFDLGQDNYRVYVQMDGLFRDNPADIGQVYTRSDTGEMISLGQLFTLTPGSGAQTINHYNLLRSIEINGSAAPGVSSGEALQTMERIAQQTLPRSFGYEWAGTALEEIESGGQAPIIFGLGLVFVFLVLAAQYENFLDPAIILLSVPLAICGALTALVLRGFPNDVYCQVGLVMLIGLASKNAILIVEFANHLRGEGLSITKAAIEAARERLRPILMTAISTLSGIFPLTLATGAGAASRQSLGTTVFGGMLVATLLSLFVVPILYILVTYLSESLLGHRLSKDEV, translated from the coding sequence ATGTTTTCTAAGCTCTTTATTAAGAAGCCCATCTTTGCCCTGGTTTGTGGGGTCATTATTTTACTGGTCGGTCTGATTACGATTCCCAGCCTCCCGGTCGCCCAGTTTCCCCAAATTAGTCCCACCCAAATCAGCATCACGGCCAGCTACACCGGGGCTAGTGCTGAAGTAGTCGAACAAACCGTTACCAATATCCTCGAAGCAGAACTCAACGGTATTGAAGGTCTCAGATATCTTTCCTCCACCAGCAGTAACGACGGCCTCAGTACCATTGTGGCCACCTTTGATGCCAGTCGTAATGAAGATCTCGCCGCCGTTGATATCCAAAACCGACTCGCCGCTGTCACCTCACAACTGCCAGCAGAAGTCCAGCGGAACGGGGTTAGGGTCGCAAAAAGCAGCAATAACATTGTCCTTGGGGTCGGTTTGTACTCCGAGGCGGGCGAATATGATGATGTTTTTCTGAGTAATTATGCCGATAATTACCTGCTCGATGCTCTCCGCAAACTAGAGGGGGTCGGTAATGTCCAGATTTTTGGGGAACGTCGCTATGCGATGCGGGTCTGGCTCGATCCCAATCGTCTGGCGGCCCGCCGTCTCATTCCCCAGGACGTGGTTGCAGCGATCCAAGAACAAAATCGCCTGGTGGGAGCTGGACAGTTGGGCCAATCCCCCTCTCCAGCGGGACAACAGTATCAGTTTGACCTAGAAATTCAAGGGGGACGCCTGGGGACAGTGCCAGAGTTTGAAGAGCTGGTACTCAAGGTTGATGATCAGGGTCAGATTATTAAACTGCGGGATGTGGGCCGCGTTGAACTAGGGGCAGAGAACTACAACACCACCGTTCGTTACCGGGGAAACCAGGCGGTTGGGATTGGGATCTTCCAGCGGCCAGGCAGTAATGCCCTGGATGTGGCGAATCGCGTCATTGAAGAAATGAAAGTTCTCTCGGAGCAGTTTCCGCCTGGGTTGGACTATCGCATTGCGTTTAATACGACCGATTATGTGGCGGCATCGATGCGAGAAGTGGTGATCACTTTATTGACGGCGATCGCCTTAGTGATTTTTGTGATTTTCCTTTTTCTCCAAGATTGGCGCACCACCCTTGTACCGACCTTAACGATCCCCATCGCCCTGATTGGGACGTTCATTTTCATCAAGCTTTTCAATTTTTCGATTAACAGTCTGACCCTTTTTGGTCTCACCCTCGCAACGGGTTTAGTAGTGGATGATGCGATTGTGGTCGTCGAAGACATTGCCCGACTGATCCACGAGAAAGGCATGGCCCCGAAACAGGCGGCGATCGCCGCGATGCAAGAGTTGACCGGAGCCGTGATTGCCACCTCCCTAGTCCTGATGGCTGTGTTTATTCCGGTGGCTTTTTTCCCAGGGACGACAGGGGCTTTGTATCAGCAATTTGCCCTTACTATTGCGTTTTCTATTGCGATTTCAACCTTTATCGCCCTCAGCCTAACCCCTTCCCTCGCTGGGGTTTTGTTGCGCGATCGCCCCGAACCCACCAGCGCCTTGGGAAAAGTCTTTAACCAATTCAATCGGTTTCAAACCTGGCTCCGTCGCCGCTACCAGAAGCTATTAATCCAGTTGACGCGGATGAAATATGTGGTCGTGGGTCTTTTCGTTGCCCTGCTTGCCATTACTGTCTGGCTTTATCAAATTGTCCCCGGTGCCTTTGTGCCCGAAGAGGACCAAGGCTACATCATCACCATTGTCCAAGCGCCCCAAGGGGTTTCAATGCAGTTCACCGATGCTGTGATGGCGCAGGTGGAAGCAGAACTCCTCAAGATCCCCGAAATTGACGGCACCTTTGCCATCAGCGGCTTTAGTTTTGGCGGTGGGAGTCAGGCCAATTCGGGCGTCATTTTTTGTCCCCTAAAGCCCTGGTCAGAGCGGACTCGACCTGAACAAACAGCCCAAGGAATCATTGGTCGCCTATTTCCAACTTTTGCCCAAATTACTGAAGCCCGCGTCTTTCCGGTGAACCCACCACCGATCCAAGGTCTCAGTAACTTTGGTGGTTTCCAGTTCCAACTCCAAGACCGCAGTGGACGCGCTGCCATCCAGGATTTGGTGGGGGTCATGGGGCAACTGCTAGGCGCGGCAAACCAAGACCCAGCCCTCCAAGGGGTATTTAGTACCTACGCCGCCAATAATCCGAAATATGACCTTGAACTTAAACGGGATTTTGCGAAGGCGAAAAATATTAACATTGCCCAGGTCTATGGCACATTACAAACGGCCTTCGGGTCTACCTATGTCAATGACTTTGATTTGGGTCAGGACAATTACCGGGTTTATGTCCAGATGGATGGTCTATTTCGAGATAATCCAGCGGATATTGGTCAGGTTTATACCCGCTCCGACACCGGTGAAATGATTTCTCTCGGACAGTTATTCACCCTCACGCCGGGATCTGGTGCCCAAACAATTAACCACTACAATCTGTTGCGTTCCATTGAAATTAATGGTTCTGCGGCCCCGGGGGTCAGTTCTGGTGAAGCACTACAAACCATGGAGCGCATCGCCCAGCAAACGTTACCCCGCAGTTTTGGTTATGAGTGGGCGGGCACAGCCTTAGAGGAAATTGAGTCAGGGGGGCAAGCACCGATTATTTTTGGTTTGGGGTTGGTCTTCGTCTTCTTGGTTTTGGCTGCGCAATACGAAAATTTCTTGGATCCGGCAATTATTCTGCTCTCGGTACCCTTGGCTATTTGTGGCGCTCTGACGGCATTGGTACTTAGGGGTTTCCCTAACGATGTGTACTGCCAGGTGGGTCTGGTGATGTTGATTGGTTTGGCCAGTAAAAATGCCATCTTAATTGTGGAATTTGCGAACCATTTGCGCGGCGAAGGACTATCGATTACCAAGGCGGCCATTGAGGCAGCCCGGGAACGACTCCGACCAATTTTAATGACCGCAATTTCGACTTTATCGGGGATCTTTCCCTTAACATTGGCAACGGGGGCCGGGGCCGCCAGTCGTCAGTCTTTGGGGACGACGGTCTTTGGGGGGATGCTGGTGGCGACTTTATTGAGTTTGTTTGTGGTGCCGATTTTGTATATTTTGGTGACTTACTTGAGTGAATCTTTATTGGGTCACCGACTGTCAAAGGATGAGGTATAG
- a CDS encoding type II toxin-antitoxin system RelB/DinJ family antitoxin, whose protein sequence is MKFEDLKKRLDKDRPMTTITLRMPEEAIALFYEQIAKHHGLPFQIDDYSEETLATFAATDRGEDLVVCEDAEDMFSKLKL, encoded by the coding sequence ATGAAGTTTGAAGATCTGAAAAAACGGCTTGACAAAGATCGTCCGATGACAACGATTACACTGCGGATGCCAGAAGAGGCGATCGCCTTGTTTTATGAGCAGATTGCCAAGCATCATGGTTTGCCGTTCCAGATTGATGATTATAGTGAGGAGACGCTAGCGACTTTTGCGGCAACAGATCGGGGTGAAGATTTAGTTGTTTGTGAAGATGCCGAGGATATGTTTAGTAAACTAAAGCTTTAG
- a CDS encoding type II toxin-antitoxin system VapC family toxin produces the protein MKLILDTHAFLWFINGSDRLSPTARELIEDPNNQRYLSIASLWELSIKVSINKLKLGMSLIDLVEREVKGNDMEVFQINPHHLEKLSQLSFYHKDPFDRLIIAQSLVEDIAIITQDFQFIQYSVRILW, from the coding sequence GTGAAGTTGATTTTAGATACCCATGCTTTCCTCTGGTTTATCAATGGTAGCGATCGCCTTAGCCCAACAGCGAGAGAGCTAATTGAGGATCCAAATAATCAACGTTATCTGAGTATTGCTAGCCTTTGGGAATTGTCGATTAAGGTCAGTATCAATAAACTAAAATTAGGCATGAGCTTAATCGATTTGGTGGAGCGAGAAGTAAAAGGTAATGATATGGAAGTTTTTCAAATTAATCCACATCATTTAGAGAAACTTAGTCAACTGTCTTTTTATCATAAAGATCCTTTTGACAGATTAATTATTGCCCAAAGTTTAGTTGAAGATATAGCAATTATTACCCAAGATTTTCAGTTTATTCAATACTCTGTACGAATATTGTGGTAA